The following are encoded together in the Methylorubrum sp. B1-46 genome:
- a CDS encoding transcriptional regulator produces MALSSLPLPDRPSVAVLPFADPEGDFDTQALADGLSEHVTDALACTPGLFVSARNSAFTFKGRAVPPDEAAGRLGVAHILTGTLSRAGTRLRGEARLHRMATERPVWTQELDADEGALHALRSRIVAGAVAAMAPGLAHDAGPERAGPPLDVGVYAPFLSAYSNHAMPSAESVRLRIASIEAVRRLVPEHPLPYALLAQCYTNLVVQGWSADAAADCAEGARLARLALERDAGDPAVLMMAGHTLAFLAQDYDTALGLLDRSLALNPNSAAAYERSGWVRCYVGEPDWAAAHFRAAKRQSPLDPTTFRFDSGLGLALCMAGAHEEALLWLDRAMAEDPTWTSTHRVRAASLAWLGRQAEAHAAAVRFMELEPSYRIARAMRLYRPSAGKERFVEGMRRAGVPFD; encoded by the coding sequence ATGGCGCTCTCCTCCCTGCCGCTGCCGGACCGGCCCTCGGTCGCCGTGCTGCCCTTCGCCGATCCCGAGGGCGATTTCGATACCCAGGCGCTCGCCGACGGCCTGTCGGAGCATGTCACGGACGCGCTGGCCTGCACGCCCGGCCTGTTCGTGAGCGCGCGCAACTCCGCCTTCACCTTCAAGGGCCGCGCCGTTCCCCCGGATGAGGCGGCCGGTCGGCTCGGCGTTGCGCATATCCTCACGGGAACCCTGTCGCGGGCGGGCACGCGCCTGCGGGGCGAGGCCCGGCTGCACCGCATGGCGACCGAGCGGCCGGTCTGGACCCAGGAACTCGACGCGGACGAGGGGGCCCTCCACGCCCTGCGCAGCCGCATCGTCGCCGGCGCGGTGGCGGCGATGGCGCCCGGCCTCGCCCATGACGCCGGGCCGGAGCGGGCAGGGCCGCCGCTCGATGTCGGCGTCTACGCGCCGTTCCTGTCCGCCTACTCGAACCACGCCATGCCGAGCGCCGAGAGCGTGCGCCTGCGCATCGCCTCGATCGAGGCGGTGCGCCGCCTCGTGCCGGAGCATCCCCTGCCCTACGCGCTGCTGGCGCAGTGCTACACCAACCTCGTGGTGCAGGGCTGGAGCGCGGATGCGGCGGCCGATTGTGCGGAGGGCGCGCGGCTCGCCCGCCTCGCCCTGGAGCGGGACGCCGGCGACCCGGCGGTGCTGATGATGGCGGGCCACACCCTGGCCTTCCTGGCGCAGGACTACGACACGGCGCTCGGCCTGCTCGACCGCTCGCTGGCCCTCAACCCGAACAGCGCCGCCGCCTACGAGCGCAGCGGCTGGGTGCGCTGCTACGTCGGCGAGCCGGATTGGGCCGCCGCCCATTTCCGGGCGGCCAAGCGGCAGAGCCCGCTCGACCCCACCACCTTCCGCTTCGATTCCGGCCTCGGACTCGCCCTGTGCATGGCCGGCGCGCACGAGGAGGCGCTGCTCTGGCTCGACCGCGCGATGGCGGAGGACCCGACCTGGACCAGCACCCACCGCGTCCGCGCCGCAAGCCTCGCCTGGCTCGGCCGGCAGGCGGAGGCCCACGCTGCCGCCGTCCGCTTCATGGAACTGGAGCCGAGCTACCGGATCGCCCGCGCCATGCGCCTCTACCGACCGTCGGCCGGGAAGGAGCGGTTCGTCGAGGGGATGCGGCGGGCCGGCGTCCCGTTCGATTAG
- a CDS encoding acyltransferase, which produces MRPFAGPTVAEALARPHNGFSALRLALALMVVVSHAFSVVSGHGADEPLARSTGFSLGEHAVNGFFAVSGFLVTMSYDRRGWRDYAIARSLRILPGLVAATLAVSLLLGGALTRLPLAEYLASPELWRFVRGTLLSFKSNASLPGVFEANPLRSPLGTVWTLKYETICYVGVLVIGLCGLLRRRWAVPALTAALALTLAGLEAVRPDMSKGTETALRLPLIFAFGACLYLWRDHVRLAAWPLLGLAAALLLQGHAPARTLLFLSESYAAIWLAFLPALARPALDPPADLSYGVYLYGWPIQQSLHALFPAASAVALLPPALGLAGLVAALSWYTIEKPALRLKARALGRRTLGTIEPAAP; this is translated from the coding sequence ATCCGCCCGTTCGCCGGTCCGACCGTCGCCGAGGCGCTGGCGCGCCCGCATAACGGCTTCTCCGCGTTGCGGCTGGCGCTCGCCCTGATGGTGGTGGTCTCGCACGCCTTCAGCGTCGTCTCCGGTCACGGGGCCGACGAGCCGCTGGCCCGGTCCACCGGCTTCTCGCTCGGCGAGCACGCGGTGAACGGCTTCTTCGCCGTCTCGGGCTTCCTCGTCACCATGAGCTACGACCGGCGCGGCTGGCGCGACTACGCCATCGCCCGCTCCTTGCGAATCCTACCGGGGCTGGTGGCCGCGACGCTGGCGGTGTCGCTGCTGCTCGGCGGCGCCCTCACCCGGCTGCCGCTCGCCGAGTACCTCGCCTCACCCGAGCTGTGGCGCTTCGTGCGCGGTACGCTCCTGTCCTTCAAGAGCAATGCCAGCCTGCCCGGCGTGTTCGAGGCGAATCCGCTGCGCAGCCCGCTCGGCACGGTCTGGACCCTCAAATACGAGACGATCTGCTATGTCGGCGTCCTCGTCATCGGATTGTGCGGCCTGCTGCGGCGGCGCTGGGCCGTGCCGGCGCTCACCGCCGCACTGGCCCTGACCCTGGCGGGGCTGGAAGCCGTCCGGCCGGATATGTCGAAGGGGACCGAGACCGCCCTGCGGCTCCCGCTGATCTTCGCCTTCGGCGCCTGCCTCTACCTGTGGCGCGATCACGTGCGTCTCGCCGCTTGGCCGCTGCTCGGCCTCGCCGCCGCCTTGCTGCTCCAGGGCCACGCCCCCGCCCGGACGCTGCTGTTCCTCTCCGAGAGCTACGCGGCGATCTGGCTCGCCTTCCTTCCGGCGCTGGCCCGCCCAGCCCTCGATCCACCGGCCGATCTCTCCTACGGCGTCTATCTCTACGGCTGGCCGATCCAGCAGAGCCTACACGCGCTGTTTCCCGCCGCCTCGGCCGTCGCGCTGCTGCCGCCCGCCCTCGGCCTCGCGGGGCTCGTCGCGGCGCTCTCCTGGTACACGATCGAGAAGCCGGCCCTGCGCCTGAAGGCGCGGGCGCTCGGGCGCCGGACGCTCGGCACCATCGAACCCGCCGCCCCCTGA
- the aspS gene encoding aspartate--tRNA ligase, with translation MHRYRSHTCGALRPSDVGQTVRLSGWCHRIRDHGGVLFIDLRDHYGLTQCVIDSDSPAFKAAETARSEWVIRIDGRVRTRPAGTENAELPTGAVEVYIDDLEVLGPAGELPLPVFGDQEYPEETRLKYRFLDLRREKLHANIMKRGAIVDSLRRRMREGGFFEFQTPILTASSPEGARDYLVPSRVHPGKFYALPQAPQQFKQLTMIAGFDRYFQIAPCFRDEDARADRSPGEFYQLDIEMSFVTQEDVFQAVEPVLRGVFEEFAGGKRVTKEFPRITYADAMLKYGVDKPDLRNPLIIADVTDAFADDAVEFKAFKGVIKSGGVVRAIPATGAAGQPRSFFDKLNDWARSEGAPGLGYIVFEEEGGALTGKGPIAKFIPPEIQARIAEKAGAKAGDAVFFAAGTEAKAAALAGKARIRIGDELKLSDTDQFAFCWVVDFPMYEWNEEDKKIDFSHNPFSMPNYDREDFLALGDGDSEKILGIKAFQYDIVCNGIELSSGAIRNHRPDVMEKAFAIAGYGRDVLEEKFGGMLNALRLGAPPHGGIAPGVDRIVMLLCEEPNIREVVLFPMNQRAEDLMMGAPAEATAKQLRELHIRLNLPEKKG, from the coding sequence ATGCACCGTTACCGTTCCCATACCTGTGGGGCGCTCCGCCCGTCCGATGTCGGGCAGACCGTCCGCCTGTCCGGCTGGTGCCACCGCATTCGCGACCACGGTGGCGTGCTCTTCATCGACCTGCGCGACCATTACGGCCTGACGCAGTGCGTGATCGATTCCGACTCGCCCGCCTTCAAGGCGGCCGAGACCGCGCGCTCCGAGTGGGTGATCCGCATCGACGGCCGGGTGCGCACCCGGCCCGCGGGCACCGAGAACGCCGAGCTGCCGACCGGCGCGGTCGAGGTCTATATCGACGACCTCGAAGTGCTGGGCCCCGCGGGCGAGCTGCCGCTGCCCGTCTTCGGCGACCAGGAATACCCGGAGGAGACCCGGCTCAAGTACCGCTTCCTCGATCTGCGCCGGGAGAAGCTGCACGCCAACATCATGAAGCGCGGCGCGATCGTGGATTCGCTCCGCCGCCGCATGCGCGAGGGCGGGTTCTTCGAGTTCCAGACGCCGATCCTGACCGCCTCCTCGCCGGAGGGCGCGCGCGACTACCTCGTGCCGTCCCGCGTGCACCCCGGAAAGTTCTACGCGCTGCCGCAGGCGCCGCAGCAGTTCAAGCAGCTGACGATGATCGCGGGCTTCGACCGCTACTTCCAGATCGCGCCCTGCTTCCGCGATGAGGACGCCCGCGCCGACCGCAGCCCGGGCGAGTTCTACCAGCTCGACATCGAGATGAGCTTCGTCACGCAAGAAGACGTGTTCCAGGCGGTGGAACCCGTGCTGCGCGGCGTGTTCGAGGAGTTCGCCGGCGGCAAGCGCGTGACGAAGGAGTTCCCGCGCATCACCTACGCCGACGCGATGCTGAAATACGGCGTCGACAAGCCGGACCTGCGCAACCCGCTGATCATCGCCGACGTCACCGACGCGTTCGCCGACGACGCGGTGGAGTTCAAGGCGTTCAAGGGCGTCATCAAGTCGGGCGGCGTGGTGCGCGCCATCCCCGCCACCGGGGCGGCCGGCCAGCCGCGCTCGTTCTTCGACAAGCTGAACGACTGGGCCCGCTCGGAAGGCGCGCCGGGGCTCGGCTACATCGTGTTCGAGGAGGAGGGCGGGGCGCTCACCGGCAAGGGGCCGATCGCCAAGTTCATTCCGCCTGAGATCCAGGCCCGGATCGCCGAGAAGGCCGGCGCCAAGGCGGGCGACGCGGTGTTCTTCGCCGCCGGCACCGAGGCGAAGGCGGCCGCGCTCGCCGGCAAGGCGCGCATCCGCATCGGCGACGAGCTGAAGCTCTCCGACACCGACCAGTTCGCCTTCTGCTGGGTCGTCGACTTCCCGATGTACGAGTGGAACGAAGAAGACAAGAAGATCGACTTCTCCCACAACCCGTTCTCGATGCCGAACTATGATCGCGAGGACTTCCTCGCGCTGGGCGACGGAGATTCGGAAAAAATCCTCGGGATCAAGGCGTTCCAGTACGACATCGTCTGCAACGGCATCGAGCTGTCGTCCGGCGCGATCCGGAACCATCGCCCCGACGTGATGGAGAAGGCGTTCGCCATCGCCGGCTACGGCCGGGACGTGCTGGAGGAGAAGTTCGGCGGCATGCTGAATGCGCTCCGCCTCGGCGCCCCGCCGCACGGCGGCATCGCGCCGGGGGTCGACCGCATCGTCATGCTGCTGTGCGAGGAGCCGAACATCCGCGAGGTCGTGCTGTTCCCGATGAACCAGCGCGCCGAGGATCTGATGATGGGCGCCCCCGCCGAGGCGACGGCCAAGCAGCTCCGCGAGCTGCACATCCGCCTCAACCTGCCCGAGAAGAAGGGGTGA
- a CDS encoding ferredoxin codes for MKVVVDLNRCQAYAQCLYAAPGHFALHGREALVYDPSPDESARAEIQRAVHACPVRAITASPDDTSAGEAA; via the coding sequence ATGAAGGTCGTCGTGGATCTCAACCGTTGCCAGGCGTACGCGCAGTGCCTCTACGCCGCGCCGGGCCACTTCGCCCTGCACGGGCGCGAAGCGCTGGTCTACGACCCCTCCCCCGACGAGTCCGCGCGGGCCGAGATCCAGCGGGCGGTCCACGCCTGCCCGGTGCGGGCCATCACCGCCTCTCCCGACGACACCAGCGCCGGAGAGGCGGCGTGA
- the bioB gene encoding biotin synthase BioB has protein sequence MSDTVVSLASSSAPDAAIRHDWTLAEIQAIHDMPLLDLVHRAGVVHRAHNDPADIQRAALLSIKTGGCPEDCAYCPQSAHHKGANLPRERLMPVEAVLKEAAAAKANGAHRFCMGAAWRKPKDGPDFDAVLEMVRGVRGLGMEACVTLGMLTQSQAQRLAEAGLTSYNHNLDTGPDFYGDIISTRTYDDRLQTLEHVRQAGIGVCCGGIVGMGERVRDRAEMLLVLANHAPHPESVPINALVAVEGTPLEDRPPIDPLDLVRMCATARIVMPKARVRLSAGRKSLTREAQILCFLAGANSIFYGERLLTTANNEADADAELLRDIGVPVPEVTLAAAE, from the coding sequence ATGAGCGATACCGTGGTCTCCCTCGCCTCCTCCTCGGCACCCGACGCCGCGATCCGGCACGATTGGACGCTCGCCGAGATCCAGGCGATCCACGACATGCCGCTGCTCGATCTCGTCCATCGGGCGGGCGTCGTGCATCGGGCGCATAACGATCCTGCCGACATCCAGCGGGCGGCGCTCCTGTCGATCAAGACCGGCGGCTGCCCTGAGGATTGCGCCTATTGCCCGCAATCGGCGCATCACAAGGGCGCGAACCTCCCCCGCGAACGGCTGATGCCGGTCGAGGCCGTGCTGAAGGAGGCCGCTGCCGCCAAGGCCAACGGCGCGCACCGCTTCTGCATGGGTGCGGCGTGGCGCAAACCCAAGGACGGGCCGGACTTCGACGCGGTGCTGGAGATGGTGCGCGGCGTGCGCGGGCTCGGCATGGAGGCCTGCGTCACCCTCGGCATGCTGACCCAATCCCAGGCGCAGCGCCTCGCGGAAGCGGGCCTCACCTCCTACAACCACAACCTCGACACGGGCCCGGACTTCTACGGCGACATCATTTCGACCCGCACCTACGATGACCGGCTCCAGACCCTGGAACATGTGCGGCAGGCCGGCATCGGCGTCTGCTGCGGCGGCATCGTCGGCATGGGCGAGCGGGTGCGCGACCGGGCCGAGATGCTCTTGGTGCTCGCCAACCACGCCCCTCACCCGGAGAGCGTGCCGATCAACGCGCTGGTCGCCGTCGAGGGCACGCCGCTGGAAGACCGCCCGCCGATCGATCCGCTCGACCTCGTGCGGATGTGCGCCACCGCCCGCATCGTCATGCCCAAGGCCCGCGTGCGCCTCAGCGCCGGGCGCAAGAGCCTGACGCGCGAGGCGCAGATCCTCTGCTTCCTGGCCGGGGCCAACTCGATCTTCTACGGCGAGCGCCTGCTCACCACCGCCAACAACGAGGCCGATGCCGACGCCGAGCTGCTGCGCGACATCGGCGTGCCGGTGCCCGAGGTGACGCTGGCCGCCGCGGAGTAG
- a CDS encoding fumarylacetoacetate hydrolase family protein — MKLIRHGASGEERPGLVDAKGGLRDLSGTLRDIAGPGLSRESLDRLARIDPTSLPLLPPGTRLGPCVGGTRNFVAIGLNYADHAAETGAAIPSEPIVFNKAPSCIVGPNDTVILPKASAKTDWEVELAVVIGARASYVHANEALRYVAGVCICNDLSEREFQMERGGTWTKGKGCPTFGPLGPWLVTLDEIPDLKNLSMSLDLNGKRMQTGSTATMIFDVAQLVAYVSHFMMLEPGDVITTGTPPGVGLGMKPPRYLRSDDEMVLRIDGLGEQRQRVVAFDDWTAKVAAGEPTN, encoded by the coding sequence ATGAAGTTGATCCGACACGGAGCGAGCGGTGAGGAGAGGCCCGGCCTCGTGGACGCGAAGGGGGGCTTGCGCGACCTGTCGGGAACCCTGCGCGACATCGCCGGACCGGGCCTCTCGCGGGAATCGCTCGACCGGCTCGCGCGGATCGATCCGACGAGTCTGCCGCTGCTGCCGCCCGGCACCCGCCTCGGCCCCTGCGTCGGCGGCACCCGCAACTTCGTGGCGATCGGCCTGAACTACGCCGACCACGCCGCCGAGACGGGCGCGGCGATCCCCTCCGAGCCCATCGTCTTCAACAAGGCGCCCTCCTGCATCGTCGGCCCCAACGACACGGTGATCCTGCCCAAGGCCTCGGCCAAGACCGACTGGGAGGTGGAGCTCGCCGTGGTGATCGGTGCCCGCGCCTCTTACGTCCACGCCAACGAGGCCCTGCGCTACGTGGCGGGCGTGTGCATCTGCAACGACCTGTCCGAGCGCGAATTCCAGATGGAGCGCGGCGGCACCTGGACCAAGGGCAAGGGCTGCCCGACCTTCGGCCCGCTCGGCCCCTGGCTCGTCACCCTCGACGAGATCCCGGACCTGAAGAACCTCTCGATGAGCCTCGACCTCAACGGGAAGCGGATGCAGACGGGCTCGACGGCGACGATGATCTTCGATGTCGCCCAGCTCGTGGCCTACGTCTCGCACTTCATGATGCTGGAGCCCGGCGACGTCATCACCACCGGCACCCCGCCCGGCGTCGGCCTCGGCATGAAGCCGCCGCGCTATCTCCGGAGCGACGACGAGATGGTGCTGCGCATCGACGGCCTCGGCGAGCAGCGCCAGCGGGTGGTCGCCTTCGACGACTGGACCGCCAAGGTCGCCGCCGGCGAGCCGACGAACTGA
- a CDS encoding prephenate dehydrogenase/arogenate dehydrogenase family protein: MSALHPLLPPLAHRQSVGLVGFGAFGRLIARHLAPHAALRIHDPYLPAGTLAAHLAADAGPEAIAADLPSVAACPVVILATPVASLAEAARALAPHLRPGTLVVDVGSVKMGPAAILQEELPADVEILATHPLFGPQSARVGARDGAGDGIRGLKVAVCPIRGRCGLRAAAFLRRVLGLDVIVTTPEAHDRAMASVQGLTHLIAKVLVAMEPLPTRMTTRSFDLLMQAVGMVRHDAPDVFHAIERANPYAAPVRQRFFALAGQLDAELARQAVHAEPARLAS; encoded by the coding sequence GTGTCTGCCCTGCATCCTCTGCTTCCTCCCCTCGCCCACCGCCAGTCGGTGGGTCTCGTCGGCTTCGGCGCCTTCGGCCGCCTGATCGCCCGCCACCTCGCGCCGCACGCCGCGCTGAGGATCCACGACCCGTACCTGCCAGCCGGGACGCTCGCGGCGCATCTCGCCGCAGATGCGGGACCGGAGGCGATCGCGGCCGACCTTCCGAGCGTGGCGGCCTGCCCCGTGGTGATCCTCGCCACGCCGGTGGCGAGCCTCGCCGAGGCGGCACGCGCGCTGGCCCCGCATCTGCGGCCGGGCACGCTGGTGGTCGATGTCGGCTCGGTGAAGATGGGACCCGCCGCGATCCTGCAGGAGGAATTGCCGGCCGATGTCGAGATCCTCGCGACCCATCCGCTGTTCGGGCCGCAAAGCGCGAGAGTTGGCGCAAGGGACGGCGCAGGAGACGGCATCCGGGGCCTGAAGGTCGCCGTCTGCCCGATCCGCGGACGGTGCGGCTTGCGGGCGGCCGCCTTCCTGCGGCGCGTGCTCGGCCTCGACGTCATCGTGACGACGCCGGAGGCGCATGACCGGGCGATGGCCTCGGTTCAGGGGCTGACCCACCTCATCGCCAAGGTGCTGGTGGCGATGGAGCCGCTGCCGACGCGGATGACCACGCGCAGCTTCGACCTGCTGATGCAGGCGGTCGGCATGGTGCGGCACGACGCACCGGACGTGTTCCACGCCATCGAGCGCGCCAATCCGTACGCGGCGCCGGTGCGGCAGCGCTTCTTCGCCCTGGCCGGCCAGCTCGACGCCGAACTGGCCAGGCAGGCGGTTCACGCGGAACCGGCGCGGCTCGCCTCTTGA
- a CDS encoding glycosyltransferase family 2 protein yields MEALSAIVVAHDSADALPACLAALAREGVPAIVVDNASRDGSVAVARTHGARVIANPRNEGYGRANNIGVRAADGARHVLILNPDLVLQPGAAAALLAAAQAWPEAGLLAPRIHEPDGRFFYQPRSLLAPYLTNPKGRLALPEGDACAPFLSGACLMIERALFLELGGFDENIFLFYEDDDLCRRVADAGRALIHVHGAVALHGRGRSSAPAPGRVFRTRWHQAWSRAYVSKKYGLPDPSPGMLATNAPKAALSALAFRRSGLERYGGSAAGALAALRGQSALAREGLSP; encoded by the coding sequence ATGGAGGCTCTCTCCGCCATCGTCGTGGCCCACGACAGCGCGGACGCCCTGCCCGCCTGCCTCGCGGCGCTCGCGCGCGAAGGCGTTCCGGCGATCGTCGTCGACAATGCCAGCCGCGACGGCTCGGTCGCGGTGGCGCGGACCCACGGCGCGCGCGTGATCGCAAACCCCCGCAACGAGGGCTACGGGCGGGCCAACAACATCGGCGTGCGCGCCGCGGACGGGGCACGCCACGTCCTCATCCTCAACCCCGACCTCGTGCTGCAGCCGGGCGCCGCCGCCGCGCTGCTCGCTGCGGCGCAAGCCTGGCCCGAGGCCGGCTTGCTGGCGCCGCGCATCCACGAGCCGGACGGGCGCTTCTTCTACCAGCCGCGCTCGCTGCTCGCGCCCTACCTCACCAACCCGAAGGGCCGGCTGGCGCTCCCCGAGGGCGATGCCTGCGCCCCGTTCCTGTCCGGCGCCTGCCTGATGATCGAGCGCGCCCTCTTCCTCGAACTCGGCGGCTTCGACGAGAACATCTTCCTATTCTACGAGGACGACGACCTCTGCCGCCGGGTGGCCGATGCGGGCCGCGCGCTCATCCACGTCCACGGCGCGGTAGCGCTTCACGGGCGCGGGCGTTCCTCGGCCCCGGCGCCGGGCCGGGTGTTTCGCACCCGCTGGCACCAAGCGTGGTCGCGGGCCTATGTCTCGAAAAAATACGGCCTGCCCGATCCGAGCCCCGGCATGCTCGCCACCAACGCGCCGAAGGCGGCTTTGTCCGCCCTCGCCTTCCGGCGCTCGGGGCTGGAGCGCTACGGCGGCTCGGCGGCCGGCGCGCTCGCCGCCCTGCGCGGGCAGAGCGCACTGGCGCGCGAGGGATTGTCACCGTGA
- a CDS encoding OmpP1/FadL family transporter — protein MTGGTIRALGLAGAVAAASMAGTTAGQAGAFGLREQSAQGLGVVFAGAASGGAGVSSIFWNPATVTMRPGFASEQSLSFINLSGEITPTVGTAPGLLPFGSSGEVGQGAVVPSGATSYQLTDRLWVGIQTGAPYGLVTKPRQDWAGSAYARSSRIFSLAFNPVVGFKVNDWLSVAAGPNIEYFRLTLRAAVPVPGVFPGFYPSGFIKGESWGVGFTAGVLVTPAAGTSIGVGYRSSVHHDIEGSIGFPDPRQAIALGQVRANLNTPEKVSVGLTQAINPVTRIQLGFEWDNWSRLGDVGIVSKALGVTVNHLPLNFKDSFFYSIGAEYDWSPNLTLRAGFGYDNVPIDFTNRSARLPDSDRYVVSIGGSYRWSEKVLLTASYAHAFFDRGLLLAGPGRDYNIGNIPLAASTDVSADVVSVGFRYQWDTPAAVAPTPLVRKY, from the coding sequence ATGACGGGGGGGACGATCCGCGCGCTCGGGCTCGCGGGAGCTGTCGCGGCCGCCTCAATGGCGGGCACGACAGCGGGGCAGGCCGGTGCCTTCGGCTTGCGCGAGCAGAGCGCACAAGGCTTGGGCGTCGTGTTCGCGGGCGCGGCCTCGGGCGGGGCGGGCGTCTCGTCGATCTTCTGGAACCCGGCGACGGTGACCATGCGGCCGGGCTTTGCCAGCGAGCAGAGCCTCAGCTTCATCAATCTGTCGGGTGAGATCACGCCGACGGTGGGCACCGCGCCGGGCCTGCTGCCCTTCGGCTCCTCCGGCGAGGTCGGGCAGGGCGCCGTAGTGCCCTCGGGCGCGACCTCCTACCAGCTCACCGACCGGCTCTGGGTCGGCATCCAGACCGGGGCGCCCTACGGCCTCGTCACCAAGCCGCGCCAGGATTGGGCCGGCTCGGCCTATGCCCGCTCCTCGCGGATCTTCTCGCTGGCCTTCAACCCGGTGGTCGGCTTCAAGGTCAACGACTGGCTCTCCGTCGCCGCGGGGCCGAACATCGAATATTTCCGCCTGACCCTGCGCGCGGCCGTGCCGGTCCCCGGCGTCTTCCCGGGTTTCTATCCGTCGGGCTTCATCAAGGGCGAGTCCTGGGGCGTGGGCTTCACCGCCGGTGTCCTGGTCACCCCCGCCGCCGGGACGTCGATCGGCGTCGGCTACCGCTCCTCGGTCCATCACGACATCGAGGGCTCGATCGGCTTCCCCGACCCGCGTCAGGCCATCGCCCTGGGGCAGGTGCGGGCGAACCTCAACACGCCCGAGAAGGTCAGCGTCGGCCTGACCCAGGCGATCAACCCGGTCACCCGGATCCAGCTCGGCTTCGAGTGGGACAACTGGTCGAGGCTCGGCGATGTCGGCATCGTCTCGAAGGCGCTCGGCGTGACGGTGAATCACCTGCCGCTCAACTTCAAGGACTCGTTCTTCTACTCGATCGGCGCCGAGTACGACTGGTCGCCGAACCTGACCCTGCGGGCCGGCTTCGGCTACGACAACGTGCCGATCGACTTCACGAACCGCTCGGCGCGCCTGCCCGACAGCGACCGTTACGTCGTCTCGATCGGCGGCAGCTATCGCTGGAGCGAGAAGGTGCTGCTGACGGCCAGCTACGCGCACGCCTTCTTCGACCGCGGGCTTCTCCTGGCGGGTCCGGGCCGCGACTACAACATCGGCAACATCCCGCTCGCGGCGTCCACCGACGTCAGCGCCGACGTCGTGTCGGTCGGCTTCCGCTATCAGTGGGACACGCCCGCCGCCGTCGCCCCGACGCCGCTGGTGCGCAAGTACTGA
- a CDS encoding alpha/beta fold hydrolase has translation MTASPQDRPGPVVFLGGGPGLDVAYAADPLRRAGFARDWAFFEQPGCGGGSEPVTADSVLDAAARFVTERAGEGPVTLVAHSWGAWLALALLDRLPPDRFARAVLLHPAPPTRAGLDAGVAALFARLSPEAMGRAAPLMARTDPEAGSSVMAILLPAYCGRESDLPALDLALVPPVYHGVSMSLGDYDQRGIVAAQADRLTLVFGEADVFSHDLYAAHGGDLTGFDVATLPGGHFGFLEDVSGLEAILRRRGVI, from the coding sequence ATGACCGCATCCCCGCAGGACCGGCCCGGCCCGGTCGTCTTCCTCGGCGGCGGCCCCGGCCTCGACGTCGCCTACGCCGCGGATCCGCTGCGGCGCGCGGGTTTTGCGCGGGACTGGGCCTTCTTCGAGCAGCCCGGATGCGGCGGCGGGTCGGAACCCGTCACCGCGGACAGCGTGCTCGACGCCGCTGCCCGCTTCGTGACCGAGCGCGCGGGGGAGGGGCCGGTGACCCTCGTCGCCCATTCCTGGGGGGCGTGGCTTGCGCTCGCCCTGCTCGATCGCCTGCCACCGGACAGGTTCGCCCGTGCCGTGCTGCTCCACCCGGCCCCGCCGACCCGCGCCGGGCTCGACGCGGGCGTGGCCGCCCTATTCGCCCGGCTCTCGCCCGAAGCGATGGGCCGGGCGGCGCCGCTGATGGCACGCACCGATCCGGAGGCCGGCAGCTCCGTGATGGCGATCCTTTTGCCGGCCTATTGCGGCCGGGAGAGCGATCTGCCGGCGCTCGACCTCGCTCTGGTCCCGCCGGTCTATCACGGCGTCTCGATGAGCCTCGGCGACTACGACCAGCGCGGGATCGTGGCAGCGCAGGCGGACCGCCTCACCCTCGTCTTCGGCGAGGCCGACGTGTTTTCGCACGATCTCTACGCGGCTCACGGCGGCGACCTGACGGGCTTCGATGTCGCCACCTTGCCCGGCGGCCATTTCGGCTTCCTCGAGGATGTGAGCGGCCTCGAAGCCATCCTGCGCCGGCGGGGCGTGATCTAG